Proteins encoded together in one Papaver somniferum cultivar HN1 unplaced genomic scaffold, ASM357369v1 unplaced-scaffold_117, whole genome shotgun sequence window:
- the LOC113329690 gene encoding cytochrome P450 82C4-like — protein MEYSIIDTLLGYQQFSITNYVVTSLFAFALYYLLVWGPSTKSSLKMKNQAPEPAGSLPFIGHHHLMNRSSPQHVALGAMADKYGPVFTVLIGVRRTLVVSSWEAAKECFTTNDKVFVSRPRQAAGKYIGYDNAMLSFASDGKYWNGIRKIMKTELLSNNRLALVRNGWESETATAIKKLYHANWGVSRIQGAQRAPVLVEMKQWIGDLTLNLSSMMIAGKRCFGDATDQEAEKCQKGLRDFVKVLGLITLGDMIPFLAWLDLDGREREIKSAGKDLDLILNTINKATYLGLLQGGSVWTMFTVLWAVALLVNHPHVLKKAHDELDSHVGKERQVDESDIKNLNYIQAIVKEAMRLYPVSMRLLESEEDCTVAGYYVPAGTRLIVNTWKIQRDPRVWSDPSGFRPERFLTSPHKDIDVKGRHFKLTPFGSGRRSCPRTSMGIQMVNMIIARLAHGFDFKTPSNAPVDMTEAVGFANMVKATPLEVVLTPRLPKELYA, from the exons ATGGAGTATTCTATTATCGATACTCTTCTCGGTTACCAGCAGTTCTCGATAACTAATTATGTGGTTACAAGTCTCTTTGCTTTTGCTCTCTATTATTTGTTAGTATGGGGACCAAGTACAAAATCTTCTCTTAAGATGAAAAATCAGGCACCAGAACCAGCTGGTTCTTTGCCCTTTATTGGTCATCACCATCTAATGAACCGATCCAGCCCACAACACGTTGCTCTGGGAGCCATGGCTGACAAGTATGGACCAGTTTTCACTGTTCTTATAGGTGTACGGCGTACACTAGTAGTGAGCAGTTGGGAGGCAGCAAAAGAATGTTTTACTACAAATGACAAGGTCTTTGTCTCTCGACCACGTCAAGCAGCAGGGAAATATATCGGTTACGATAATGCTATGTTAAGTTTCGCCTCTGATGGAAAATATTGGAATGGAATTCGCAAAATAATGAAAACTGAACTTCTTTCCAATAATAGGCTCGCGTTAGTAAGAAACGGATGGGAATCTGAGACTGCTACAGCCATTAAAAAACTGTACCATGCAAACTGGGGTGTCAGCAGAATCCAGGGAGCTCAACGAGCTCCAGTTTTGGTCGAGATGAAGCAATGGATAGGTGATCTAACCCTTAATTTGTCTTCTATGATGATTGCAGGGAAGAGATGCTTTGGTGATGCTACTGACCAAGAAGCAGAGAAGTGCCAAAAAGGATTAAGAGACTTTGTTAAAGTACTGGGTCTGATTACGCTGGGGGACATGATACCGTTTCTTGCATGGTTGGATTTGGATGGTCGCGAACGAGAAATAAAGAGTGCTGGAAAAGATCTGGATCTTATATTAA ATACCATCAACAAAGCTACATATCTG GGTCTACTACAGGGTGGTAGCGTCTGGACAATGTTTACTGTACTGTGGGCCGTTGCTTTACTAGTAAATCATCCACATGTGCTGAAGAAGGCTCATGATGAGTTGGACAGCCATGTTGGCAAAGAAAGACAAGTGGACGAATCCGATATCAAGAACCTCAACTACATCCAAGCTATAGTTAAGGAAGCGATGCGTCTATATCCAGTGTCTATGCGTCTACTTGAATCCGAAGAGGATTGCACTGTCGCCGGATACTACGTTCCAGCAGGAACCCGATTGATCGTGAATACTTGGAAGATTCAACGTGACCCACGAGTCTGGTCAGATCCATCGGGATTCCGCCCTGAGAGGTTTCTTACTAGTCCCCATAAAGACATTGATGTTAAGGGTCGACATTTTAAGCTCACACCTTTTGGATCTGGTAGAAGATCTTGCCCTAGAACTTCCATGGGTATTCAAATGGTGAACATGATAATTGCTCGTTTGGCGCATGGATTTGATTTTAAAACGCCTTCAAATGCACCTGTTGATATGACTGAAGCGGTCGGGTTTGCCAATATGGTTAAAGCAACACCACTTGAAGTTGTGCTCACCCCACGCCTCCCTAAGGAACTTTATGCTTAA